The genomic interval AACGTTTTCTAAATAATGGTGATAATTTTTTTCACTCAATGATGTCCAAACACCCCACCTAAATGGTTCCTGAATACCATGAATTGGTATGGATATCATCACTTTTGCAAAATAGTGGTCACCATCACTGTCTTTGTAATAACAGAGATCTGTTGTTAGTTTGCCTGCTTGTTTAATTTCTTCTGATTGTTCTGAGTATGAACTCGGTGCATTAAATGAAAAACTCGGAGATCCTTCATGTACTTTTTGACAACATGAACATT from Tolumonas lignilytica carries:
- a CDS encoding DUF2199 domain-containing protein, whose protein sequence is MASIFSFKCSCCQKVHEGSPSFSFNAPSSYSEQSEEIKQAGKLTTDLCYYKDSDGDHYFAKVMISIPIHGIQEPFRWGVWTSLSEKNYHHYLENVETTEPNTVYFGWFCNHLPYYKNTYALAADVYPQNNGLRPILILHEADHEFYRDFVNGITIEKAQQIAEICMHG